One genomic segment of Natrialbaceae archaeon AArc-T1-2 includes these proteins:
- a CDS encoding isocitrate/isopropylmalate dehydrogenase family protein — translation MTHEITVIPGDGIGREVTPAAIDVLESLEIEFEFVEAEAGDAVKAETGEPLPEETYELAASSDATLFGAVGETAADVILPLREAVDSFVNVRPAKAYPGVEALRPETDLVFLRENTEGVYAGHEDRLTDDVATLTRVVTESASRELAEFACEYVEDNGHDGFTTVHKANVMQETDGLFRDTVAEVADENGVETDEVLMDAFATHVCLDPEQFDVVVCPNLAGDVLSDLAAGLVGGLGLLPSANVGHDRALFEPVHGTAPDIAGEGVANPAATIISAAMLVEYLGYHEEGAAIRKAVEATLEEGPRTPDLGGDASTEDVTEAIVDRL, via the coding sequence ATGACTCACGAGATCACCGTCATTCCGGGCGACGGCATCGGACGGGAAGTAACGCCTGCGGCGATCGACGTTCTCGAGTCCCTCGAGATCGAGTTCGAGTTCGTCGAGGCCGAGGCCGGCGACGCCGTGAAAGCGGAGACGGGCGAGCCGCTTCCCGAGGAGACCTACGAACTCGCGGCCTCGAGCGACGCCACCCTGTTCGGTGCGGTCGGCGAGACGGCGGCGGACGTCATCCTCCCGCTGCGGGAGGCCGTCGACTCGTTCGTCAACGTCCGTCCCGCGAAAGCCTACCCAGGCGTCGAGGCCTTACGTCCCGAGACCGACCTCGTCTTTCTCCGGGAGAACACCGAGGGCGTCTACGCGGGCCACGAGGACCGGCTCACCGACGACGTCGCGACGCTGACTCGCGTCGTCACCGAGTCGGCCTCGAGAGAACTCGCGGAGTTTGCCTGCGAGTACGTCGAGGACAACGGCCACGACGGGTTCACGACCGTCCACAAGGCAAACGTCATGCAGGAGACCGACGGCCTCTTCCGGGACACCGTCGCGGAAGTCGCCGACGAGAACGGCGTCGAGACCGACGAGGTGCTGATGGACGCCTTCGCGACCCACGTCTGTCTCGACCCCGAGCAGTTCGACGTCGTCGTCTGTCCGAACCTCGCGGGCGACGTGCTCTCGGATCTCGCCGCAGGGCTTGTCGGCGGCCTCGGCCTGCTGCCCAGCGCCAACGTCGGCCACGACCGCGCGCTGTTCGAACCCGTCCACGGCACCGCACCCGATATCGCCGGCGAGGGCGTCGCCAACCCGGCCGCGACGATCATCTCGGCGGCCATGCTCGTCGAGTACCTCGGCTACCACGAGGAGGGCGCGGCCATCCGCAAGGCCGTCGAGGCCACCCTCGAGGAGGGGCCACGCACGCCCGACCTGGGTGGCGACGCCTCGACCGAGGACGTGACGGAAGCGATCGTCGACCGCCTGTAG
- a CDS encoding DUF418 domain-containing protein, which produces MTNAAVERVQTTTNESQQAPPDGSANAGPTAPDERIVSLDILRGVAIFGILVINIQSFSMPSPVRINPTQYGEFAGVELLIWLASHVLVEQKFIALFSIMFGAGIVLFLESKEDQPYSGYLLYYRRILVLLLIGLAHAYLLWDGDILVIYALCGLWVVFFWRAPPRRLFTLGTVLIAIPTTLTLIHAFSIGLSGTPDGWVASEAAIQAELDAYRGSWSDGFSERAEAAWNAHTTEFIAGSGWRYGGFILWGMAFYKSGLLTNDWSNRSYWTVILGGWAVGFLIVLAGVWTAFAYDWSGGAGILSWGLNNIAALFVAPAYASLVVVLCARGTGGIVQSACAAVGRTALSNYLFQTVVATTIFYGYGLGLFGHVTRVEQLAIVFGIWVLQAILSVLWLKRFEYGPVEWLWRRATYGNWS; this is translated from the coding sequence GTGACGAACGCAGCGGTAGAGCGTGTACAGACGACAACCAACGAGTCCCAACAGGCACCTCCCGACGGTTCGGCTAATGCTGGACCGACCGCACCGGACGAGCGGATCGTTAGTTTGGATATCCTCCGTGGCGTTGCCATCTTTGGGATCCTTGTTATCAACATACAGTCATTTTCGATGCCGAGTCCCGTGCGGATAAATCCGACGCAGTATGGTGAATTTGCAGGTGTCGAACTACTCATCTGGCTTGCCAGCCACGTTCTCGTCGAGCAGAAATTTATCGCGCTGTTTTCGATTATGTTCGGCGCTGGTATCGTCCTCTTTCTCGAATCGAAAGAGGACCAGCCGTACTCGGGATACCTGCTGTATTACCGCCGAATACTGGTGTTATTACTTATCGGGCTCGCGCATGCCTACCTGCTCTGGGATGGCGACATACTGGTCATCTACGCGCTGTGTGGGCTCTGGGTTGTCTTCTTCTGGCGAGCGCCACCGCGGCGACTGTTCACTCTCGGGACCGTATTGATTGCTATCCCGACCACACTGACGCTCATTCATGCGTTCAGTATCGGGCTCTCTGGGACGCCCGACGGCTGGGTCGCCTCCGAGGCCGCTATCCAGGCGGAACTCGATGCCTACCGCGGCAGTTGGAGCGACGGATTTTCCGAGCGTGCCGAGGCCGCATGGAATGCCCACACGACCGAGTTTATCGCAGGCTCGGGCTGGCGATACGGCGGCTTCATTCTCTGGGGGATGGCCTTTTACAAATCGGGGCTGTTGACCAACGACTGGTCGAACAGATCCTACTGGACAGTGATTCTCGGGGGGTGGGCCGTCGGCTTTCTGATCGTTCTCGCCGGCGTCTGGACAGCCTTTGCCTACGACTGGAGCGGCGGGGCGGGCATCCTCTCGTGGGGGTTGAACAACATCGCCGCACTGTTCGTTGCACCTGCATATGCCAGTCTCGTGGTGGTGCTGTGTGCACGCGGCACTGGCGGTATCGTCCAGTCGGCCTGCGCCGCAGTCGGACGGACGGCACTCAGCAACTACCTCTTTCAGACGGTCGTTGCCACGACCATCTTTTATGGCTACGGACTCGGCCTCTTTGGCCACGTTACGCGCGTCGAACAGCTTGCTATCGTTTTCGGCATCTGGGTACTGCAAGCGATACTTTCGGTACTCTGGCTCAAACGGTTCGAGTACGGTCCCGTCGAGTGGCTCTGGCGGCGGGCCACCTACGGTAACTGGTCGTAA
- a CDS encoding Hsp20/alpha crystallin family protein: MSMERNPFKNLEEQFEQIQRQFEEAIRMWNGEQFEMPRITSMSEMRMGIDLADRGDEFVLTADVPGFEKDDIELRLADDTLHIVATREEEKEHEERDELYLKTERARRSMQRSIDLPEPVDEDAAEATCKNGVLTITLPKTEPGELDGETIEVKT; encoded by the coding sequence ATGAGCATGGAGCGAAATCCGTTCAAGAACCTCGAAGAACAGTTCGAACAGATCCAACGCCAGTTCGAGGAAGCGATACGAATGTGGAACGGCGAACAGTTCGAGATGCCACGAATCACCTCGATGTCGGAGATGAGGATGGGGATCGACCTGGCCGATCGTGGCGACGAGTTCGTCCTGACGGCCGACGTTCCGGGATTCGAGAAAGACGACATCGAGCTTCGCCTCGCGGACGACACGTTACACATCGTCGCGACACGGGAGGAAGAGAAAGAGCACGAAGAGCGCGACGAACTCTACCTCAAGACCGAGCGCGCCCGACGGAGCATGCAGCGCTCGATCGACCTCCCGGAGCCGGTCGACGAGGACGCCGCCGAAGCGACGTGCAAGAACGGCGTCCTGACGATTACCTTGCCCAAGACCGAGCCGGGCGAACTCGATGGCGAGACGATCGAGGTCAAAACGTAG
- the dph5 gene encoding diphthine synthase, whose amino-acid sequence MLTFIGLGLYDERSITVEGQEALRDADRVFAEFYTSKLVGATLEDLESHHDLEIEVRDRAGVEQEPDEMLEAAETEDVAFLTAGDTMISTTHVDLRLRAHDRGIETRVIHGVTAQTAASSLTGLQNYRFGTATTLPFPYAHGADGLPASVTETIDDNRERGLHTVVYLDIKVGYDPTSSQNASRSDDKVGHERTDEDEYMTADVGAELLAEAYPDLVGVVVARAGSPEPVVEAAPMTELAEREFGDPLHLLVVPGECHLLEADALVELAGADRGALDIA is encoded by the coding sequence ATGCTCACCTTCATCGGCCTCGGACTCTACGACGAGCGGTCGATCACCGTCGAGGGCCAGGAGGCACTCCGGGACGCCGACCGGGTCTTCGCCGAGTTCTACACCAGCAAACTCGTCGGTGCGACGCTCGAGGACCTCGAGTCCCACCACGACCTCGAGATCGAGGTTCGGGACCGTGCCGGCGTCGAACAGGAACCCGACGAGATGCTCGAGGCAGCCGAAACCGAAGACGTCGCATTCCTCACCGCGGGCGACACCATGATCTCGACGACCCACGTCGACCTGCGCCTGCGAGCGCACGACCGGGGCATCGAGACGCGGGTGATCCACGGCGTCACGGCCCAGACGGCCGCGAGTTCGCTGACCGGCCTCCAGAACTACCGCTTCGGCACGGCGACGACCCTCCCCTTTCCCTACGCCCACGGCGCTGACGGCCTGCCGGCGAGCGTCACCGAGACGATCGACGACAACCGCGAGCGGGGTCTGCACACGGTCGTCTACCTCGACATCAAGGTTGGATACGATCCAACCAGCAGTCAGAACGCGTCGCGTTCTGACGACAAAGTGGGTCACGAGCGCACCGACGAGGACGAGTACATGACTGCCGACGTCGGTGCAGAGCTACTCGCCGAGGCCTACCCCGACCTCGTCGGCGTCGTCGTCGCCCGCGCGGGCAGCCCCGAGCCGGTGGTCGAGGCTGCGCCGATGACCGAGCTGGCCGAGCGGGAGTTCGGCGATCCGCTGCACCTGCTCGTCGTCCCCGGGGAATGTCACCTCTTAGAGGCCGACGCGCTCGTCGAACTCGCGGGTGCGGATCGGGGCGCGCTCGATATCGCCTGA